In Isosphaera pallida ATCC 43644, the sequence CAGAGGGCGCGGGTTAGTTCCACTGCGGCGAGTGGTTGAGAATCGCGTTGGCTCAGCACGTTGTTTAGGGTAGCGATCGCGTCATCGTAGAAGGTGAGAGCGTGGTTGGCCTGGTTCTTAGCGTGATAGATGCCGCCCACGTTGCGCTGGGTGCGTCCCAGTTCCACGGCGTAGTCGAGACGTTTGGGGAATTGTTCGACCAGTTGGCTTTGCAATTCCAACGCTCGGGTCAGGAACCGAACCGCCTCTCGGTTCTGATTGGAGCGGCTCCGGAGTCCGCCCAACTGGTTGCAGACGGCCGCGAGTACGATGCGGGGCGCGACAGCCTCGGGACGAGCTTGGGTCAAGGCGTCGAGCCGATCGTGGGCGGCGAGGGCGGCCTCCTCGGCGCGGGCGATCTTGCCTTGAGCTTCCAGGCAGAGTGACAGATGCCATTCGGCCCTAGCCAAATCGATCACCAGCGTGGGATTGAGGAGAAGGGCGTTGGGGGAGGCGTCGGCCAGAGCGCGCAGGGTCTGGATTGCCTGCTGAGCCAGCGGCTCGGCTTCGACCGGCTTGCCTGCATCGAAGTAGAGACGGGCCAGGTCGGAGCGGGTAGCGGCCAGCGCCTGGCGAGCCTCGGTGTCGTCGGAGCGGGTCTTGACCAACCGGATCAGGTTGGCCATAGCTTGGCGACGACAGCGTTCCGAATCAGCGGCCCGTTCCCGTTCGGCCAGCTGTTCCGCCCACTGGTTGAGGGTGGCTGAGAGGTCGAGCAGGCGGGCGCGTTGGACGGCGTCGAGGTGGCCAGGCAAGGGGTCCAACGAGTCACTCTGGGTGGCGAGGTCTCCCAGTTGACGAGTGCGTGCCCCGACCGCTTGAGTGAGCAGAGCCTCGGCCTCGTCGTGTCGGCCATACAGGCGGGCGATTCGGGCCAAGCGGACCAAAAACGCTGGGCCGTCGAACGCCACCAGGTCGGCGGCCTCCTCGGGGTCGTTCGCTGCGGAGTGGCCGCTATTGCCAGGACGAACGGCTAGGTCGGCCCGCCGCCGATCACCCACAGCGCGTTGGTAGGCAGCGCGTGCCTCGTCCGGTTCGCCACGGTCCCAGGCGAGGTCGCCCAAAGAGGCCCGGGCCCGCGCCAACGATCCCGCGACGAGCGCGCTGGTCGCCGCTTGAGCTTCTGTGGCGTCGCCCGTGTCACTGGCGATGGGTTCCAACAGAGCGACGGCTCGTTTGAGATCGATCTCGGCGGCTTCGTCTTTGTGCAAGCTCCGGTAAGAGGCGGCTCGATCTATGAAGGCCCGGCTCAACTCTAAACACGCCTCGGTGGAGGGCGATTCCCCGGTCGTCAGAGGCTCTAGCGTTTCGATCGCCTTGGTGAATTCGGCGAGGGCTTCGTCGTGACGACCCGCCTTGCGATAGGCTCGTCCTGTCGGCAACACCGCTCGCGCGAGGGTCAGACGATCATCGACGCGACCAGCCGCTTCGACCACCGGGTTGGTTTGGGATGCGATCGGCACCGGCAAGAAATCCCGAGCGGCCTCCCCACGGCCAGATTCCACCAATAAGGCACCGAGGGCTTGGTGAAGCGGTTGAAGACGCTCGGTGTCGTTGGTCATCAGCGCGAGATCTCGGCAAAGACGCTCGGCGGTGGCCAAGGCCCGGTCGGCGGTCTCGATGTCGCCCAGGTTCCGCAGGGCCCGGGTTCGTTCCAGTTCCACGATTGCGTGTTGCTCAAGGGGTTCCCAAGCCTCGGGATGAGCGTGGGCGGCCGTCGCCCAGAGGTTGGCAGCCTTCTCCAACGCCTTGAGTCCGGTTTCCACATCATCGCGCCGCAGTGCGGTTCGGGCCAATCCGCGTTGCGCGTCGGCCAAGGGACCAAGGTCCTCCAAGGCGGGCGGCGTGGTGGCAACCTCCAGACCTCGAGAGAGCCAATCGACCGCCTGCCGATAACGCTCGAATGCGTCTTGATCGCGTCGTTGCGTCTCGTCAAGGATCGCCAACCGTAACTGGGCGCGACCAGCGCGGCGGGCGGCCCCAGGGTCGTGTTCCACCAGAGGGAGGGCGTCGTCTAGGATTGACTGATAATATTGGCGGGTCAACGACTGAAATCGCTCGCGAATGGATTGGAACGCGGGATCATTTCCATGAGGATCACGCTGGAACGCGATCAGCAGGTCGTCCAGGGTTCGTTGGGCTTCGGCGAGGTCGCGTTTTAGCTGGCGTGGGTCGCGTGTTTCGGGGTCGAGGTTGACGGCTGCGGAAGACGATCCCGCAGTCAACCGGCCCGCGATCCAGCCCCCTGCCAGAGCCAACAAGGCCGCGAGGACGACTTGCACCCGCGGCGACGCTGAGGCGTACCGTTGGATTGCCCAACGACACCCGCTCCACGCGGCTTGGGCGATCAGACGGGCCGCGCGGCTCAGTTGGGTCCCGACATTCATCCAGAGTTGGGTGTGGGGAGAGGTGAACGGAGACGCGATTGGAGGGGACGCCGTCGGCGAATTCCGGGACGGCGACGCGGTTGAACCAGCCACCGCGCCTGGGGGGCGTGTCGCGTGGGAACGCGCTTGGGAATGGGCGGTGGCCAGCGGGATGAGCGGGCCGTTGATGGGTTCGGCGTAAGGCAGTGGGATCGCGTCGAGTTCGCGGGCGAAGACTGTGGGATGGGCGTGCCGCGAGTCGGCCGCCAACGACAGGGCCTTGAGGCAAAGGCGTTCCCAGGGCAGGGGGACCGAGGGATTTAACTGGCTAGGGGTCGGGAAGTCGCCTTCGACGATCCGGCGGGCGATATCGGCTCGTCGGCCGGGTTGGCCGTCGTCGGCGTCGGGACCGCCGGGAGGACGCCCGGTTAGAATCACATACAAGCCGACGCCAAGGCGATACACCTCTGAGGCGGGCGTGGAGGGGAGATCGACCTCCTCAGCCGGATCAAGGGAGCGAAACGCTTCGGGAGGCCAGGCGCGGCGGTCCTGGGGATTCAGCCCCAACGCCTCGTCGAGCATGGTGGCGACGGAGCCGGTGGCGAGAGCTTCGTGAACCAGGATTCGGTAGTCGGCCAGCAAGCCGTTGAGCAGCGAATCGCGTTCGCGCGATCCCCGCCGCCCGCCGACCAACCGTGCTAGGCGGGCGCGGAAGTCGCCGCGATCGACGCGGGAATCCTTGGTTTGGGGAACGTGGGCTGCCTCGGCGGAGTCGGCTCCGTTGGCGAGCATGGCAGCGGTTGAGGAAAAAGTGACCCGAACCGCTTGGTCGTCCTTGTCACTAGGAGGAGCGTCGTTCCAATCTGACTGGGTTGGGTTAGCGTCGGCCGAGATCACGATCTTGGCTTGACGATAAGAATGAGCGGATGCGTTGTGAATGGCGGCGTCGGTGCCGGCGTAGCGAGTGGGCTGGGCGACCCGCGCTGTGTTTGGGCGGTCGTCAGGCCGATGAGTTGGGGCTACCTTAGAATGGGGGCCGGGTGGGGAGGCGGCCAGGGAGTCCTCGGCGACCGCC encodes:
- a CDS encoding tetratricopeptide repeat protein; translated protein: MSMTRAERTLVWGVVAWTRGLLTEDELIDGLSRYQTASTPDQAFPGSQCWPPADRAAVDSEADRWRILLEPPPSAATSRPTIRLTPALRLRIEALGHAELGEALRRLAPVVPPGKTTRPAPPQIDFADFGMKRRLRRLFDRDLPATVAPTREARTQSSGLTRTPSTTLAAAIHESAPSQLPNSNPVSVQEAAFQATPPASHSNTSNPAVAEDSLAASPPGPHSKVAPTHRPDDRPNTARVAQPTRYAGTDAAIHNASAHSYRQAKIVISADANPTQSDWNDAPPSDKDDQAVRVTFSSTAAMLANGADSAEAAHVPQTKDSRVDRGDFRARLARLVGGRRGSRERDSLLNGLLADYRILVHEALATGSVATMLDEALGLNPQDRRAWPPEAFRSLDPAEEVDLPSTPASEVYRLGVGLYVILTGRPPGGPDADDGQPGRRADIARRIVEGDFPTPSQLNPSVPLPWERLCLKALSLAADSRHAHPTVFARELDAIPLPYAEPINGPLIPLATAHSQARSHATRPPGAVAGSTASPSRNSPTASPPIASPFTSPHTQLWMNVGTQLSRAARLIAQAAWSGCRWAIQRYASASPRVQVVLAALLALAGGWIAGRLTAGSSSAAVNLDPETRDPRQLKRDLAEAQRTLDDLLIAFQRDPHGNDPAFQSIRERFQSLTRQYYQSILDDALPLVEHDPGAARRAGRAQLRLAILDETQRRDQDAFERYRQAVDWLSRGLEVATTPPALEDLGPLADAQRGLARTALRRDDVETGLKALEKAANLWATAAHAHPEAWEPLEQHAIVELERTRALRNLGDIETADRALATAERLCRDLALMTNDTERLQPLHQALGALLVESGRGEAARDFLPVPIASQTNPVVEAAGRVDDRLTLARAVLPTGRAYRKAGRHDEALAEFTKAIETLEPLTTGESPSTEACLELSRAFIDRAASYRSLHKDEAAEIDLKRAVALLEPIASDTGDATEAQAATSALVAGSLARARASLGDLAWDRGEPDEARAAYQRAVGDRRRADLAVRPGNSGHSAANDPEEAADLVAFDGPAFLVRLARIARLYGRHDEAEALLTQAVGARTRQLGDLATQSDSLDPLPGHLDAVQRARLLDLSATLNQWAEQLAERERAADSERCRRQAMANLIRLVKTRSDDTEARQALAATRSDLARLYFDAGKPVEAEPLAQQAIQTLRALADASPNALLLNPTLVIDLARAEWHLSLCLEAQGKIARAEEAALAAHDRLDALTQARPEAVAPRIVLAAVCNQLGGLRSRSNQNREAVRFLTRALELQSQLVEQFPKRLDYAVELGRTQRNVGGIYHAKNQANHALTFYDDAIATLNNVLSQRDSQPLAAVELTRALWGKALALSDLDRHAEAATVWNQALARDDGRHTVQLEVLKALTLARMGDHAGAANLVEAALKRPGERTGDELHHAAWALCEASQTLRRDGSLSETERRRLVNERETRAVELLTRAQQAGYYADPARLAALKTASFDSLRERADFRSLMGAAEAAALATTQAPSPSSNPTPAAVAPAADPSVAPASTTGSASAPSPKTPSP